The Microbacterium maritypicum genome contains a region encoding:
- the trhO gene encoding oxygen-dependent tRNA uridine(34) hydroxylase TrhO has product MATPKIVLFYAFTPLADPDAIRVWQRDIGEALGLRGRLIISKDGINGTLGGDIGALKKWLRSFRSYQPFADADIKWSEGTGVDAQGRSVDFPKLSVKVRDEIVSFGAPGELRVDENGVVGGGTRLTPEELHGLIDERGEEVVFFDGRNALEAQIGRFRGAVVPDTETTRDFVELLDSGVYDDLKGKPVVTYCTGGIRCEVLSSLMTARGFGEVYQLEGGIVRYGEKYGDDGLWDGSLYVFDGRGSVDFSDHAAVIGECVGCGAATKRTANCPDPSCRSQFVVCEDCVAVPCTAHAA; this is encoded by the coding sequence GTGGCAACACCCAAGATCGTCCTCTTCTACGCGTTCACCCCGCTCGCCGACCCCGACGCCATCCGCGTCTGGCAGCGAGACATCGGCGAGGCGCTGGGCCTGCGTGGGCGTCTGATCATCTCGAAGGACGGGATCAACGGCACCCTCGGGGGCGACATCGGTGCGCTCAAGAAATGGCTGCGGTCGTTCCGCTCGTACCAGCCCTTCGCCGACGCCGACATCAAATGGAGCGAAGGCACCGGGGTGGACGCCCAAGGGCGCAGCGTCGACTTCCCGAAGCTCAGCGTCAAGGTGCGCGACGAGATCGTGTCGTTCGGCGCACCGGGGGAGCTGCGCGTCGATGAGAACGGCGTCGTCGGCGGCGGCACTCGTCTGACGCCCGAAGAGCTGCACGGTCTGATCGACGAGCGCGGCGAGGAAGTGGTGTTCTTCGACGGGAGGAACGCGCTCGAAGCGCAGATCGGGCGCTTCCGCGGCGCGGTCGTGCCCGACACCGAGACCACCAGAGACTTCGTCGAGCTCCTCGACTCTGGCGTCTACGACGACCTCAAGGGCAAGCCGGTCGTGACCTACTGCACCGGCGGCATCCGCTGCGAGGTGCTGTCGAGCCTGATGACGGCCCGTGGCTTCGGAGAGGTCTACCAGCTCGAGGGCGGCATCGTCCGATACGGCGAGAAGTACGGCGACGACGGCCTCTGGGACGGTTCCCTGTACGTCTTCGACGGCCGCGGCTCCGTCGACTTCTCCGACCACGCCGCGGTCATCGGAGAATGCGTCGGATGCGGGGCCGCGACCAAGCGCACCGCCAACTGTCCCGATCCGTCGTGCCGCTCGCAATTCGTCGTGTGCGAGGACTGCGTCGCGGTCCCCTGCACCGCCCACGCCGCCTGA
- a CDS encoding transglutaminase family protein gives MFRAEQAPPAAPAAVRRPAFWHRDHEEPAGVVGTGALAATAALVAMWPFTSVIAPGAWSFTVIAVIVAVAGTGMLMRHLLRRRAEWVQDLATLATQVVVAVAVVTLLIAGDTALFGIIPTSATLTLFGVLGASAVEAVVFGSAPLDPSPGLAAAMGIGFAVVAILLDHLVTHRSAVLAVLLTGAVGAVPMIVTLGETNVVWFVLFGAVALLVFRHTARRHPESPRRSSASVAVAIGAAAMATTIAVAPMLPVSTSLAGTGVGVTVDASLRLGDDLRQPNPVEVLTVAAKGETAPYLRLTTLSRFDGRVWQPDDGDLQSQDDGFGPPEWGEDITTEEQTTSIRVLRMSSSWLPVPYPATTVQGLSNAWRIAPENRTLYSRGADAVGNDYTVTSSRLLPTLEQIRAIDAAAPVVDPDAEPVELPGIIGELATEVTAAASADYDRLIALQNWFRSQFAYSLETPVEEGFDGTGAEAVAEFLDARSGYCVHFAGAFALMAESLGMQVRIVVGYLPGSLTDEKRGSESVFSVTSDRLHSWPEVLFPGVGWVPFEPTASLGVPTAFRPGATQGSGSGTPSAPAPTTAPQAEQTSGPEVDRNDAGGDSASGGELRRLDPTPVALTALGVVVLLLLPALIRLAERRARLSRARRGDPAAAWAELRDTLIDLQIPVTDADTPRVRAAGLVRQNGVDAHAMRRLTDAVERSNYARSGEASDDLAEPLGEVLASLRQSADRATRVRAVLVPRSLYAPRAAEPGMTA, from the coding sequence ATGTTCCGCGCTGAACAGGCCCCGCCGGCCGCGCCCGCCGCGGTGCGCCGACCGGCGTTCTGGCACCGCGATCACGAGGAGCCGGCCGGGGTGGTCGGCACCGGGGCGCTCGCGGCGACGGCGGCGCTCGTGGCCATGTGGCCGTTCACCTCGGTCATCGCTCCCGGAGCCTGGTCGTTCACCGTCATCGCCGTGATCGTCGCCGTGGCCGGCACCGGAATGCTGATGCGGCACCTGCTGCGCCGACGAGCCGAGTGGGTGCAGGACCTCGCCACGCTCGCCACGCAGGTCGTGGTCGCCGTCGCGGTCGTGACGCTGCTCATCGCCGGTGACACCGCCCTCTTCGGGATCATCCCGACCTCCGCGACGCTGACGCTGTTCGGGGTGCTCGGCGCCTCCGCTGTCGAGGCGGTCGTGTTCGGCTCCGCGCCGCTGGATCCCTCCCCCGGGCTCGCGGCCGCCATGGGCATCGGCTTCGCGGTCGTCGCGATACTCCTGGACCACCTCGTCACCCACCGTTCCGCCGTATTGGCGGTGCTGCTGACCGGGGCCGTCGGCGCTGTGCCGATGATCGTCACCCTCGGCGAGACGAACGTCGTCTGGTTCGTGCTCTTCGGTGCGGTCGCCCTCCTCGTCTTCCGCCACACGGCGCGCAGACATCCGGAATCCCCACGCCGCTCCTCCGCATCGGTCGCCGTCGCGATCGGGGCCGCCGCGATGGCGACGACCATCGCCGTCGCCCCGATGCTTCCTGTCAGCACCAGCCTCGCCGGCACCGGCGTCGGCGTCACGGTCGATGCATCGCTGCGTCTGGGTGACGATCTGCGCCAGCCCAATCCGGTCGAGGTCCTGACCGTGGCGGCGAAAGGCGAGACCGCGCCGTATCTGCGCCTGACGACGCTCTCGCGGTTCGACGGACGCGTGTGGCAACCCGACGACGGGGATCTGCAGTCGCAGGACGACGGATTCGGTCCCCCGGAATGGGGAGAGGACATCACGACGGAGGAGCAGACCACCTCCATCCGCGTGCTGCGGATGTCGAGTTCCTGGCTCCCCGTGCCCTACCCCGCCACCACCGTGCAGGGGCTCAGCAACGCATGGCGGATCGCCCCCGAGAACCGCACGCTGTACTCCCGCGGCGCCGATGCCGTCGGGAACGACTACACGGTCACCTCGTCGCGACTCCTCCCCACGCTCGAGCAGATCCGAGCCATCGATGCCGCCGCTCCCGTCGTCGATCCCGACGCCGAACCGGTCGAGCTGCCCGGCATCATCGGCGAGCTGGCCACCGAGGTGACCGCAGCCGCGAGCGCCGACTACGACCGGCTCATCGCGCTGCAGAACTGGTTCCGTTCGCAGTTCGCCTACTCCCTGGAGACCCCGGTGGAGGAAGGCTTCGACGGCACGGGAGCAGAAGCCGTCGCGGAGTTCCTCGACGCGCGATCCGGGTATTGCGTGCATTTCGCGGGGGCGTTCGCACTGATGGCAGAGAGCCTCGGCATGCAGGTGCGCATCGTCGTGGGATACCTCCCCGGCTCGCTCACCGACGAGAAGCGCGGCAGCGAGTCGGTGTTCTCGGTGACCAGCGATCGGCTGCACTCCTGGCCCGAGGTGCTGTTCCCCGGTGTCGGATGGGTCCCGTTCGAACCCACCGCGTCGCTGGGTGTGCCCACGGCCTTCCGCCCGGGGGCGACGCAGGGCAGCGGATCCGGGACCCCGTCCGCACCGGCACCCACCACGGCACCGCAGGCCGAGCAGACCTCGGGTCCCGAGGTCGACCGCAACGACGCCGGCGGAGACTCGGCCAGCGGCGGCGAGCTGCGCCGCCTCGACCCGACACCGGTCGCCCTCACCGCCCTCGGCGTCGTCGTGCTGCTCCTGCTTCCCGCGCTCATCCGGCTCGCGGAACGTCGGGCGCGCCTGAGCAGGGCGCGCCGTGGCGACCCGGCCGCCGCCTGGGCGGAGTTGCGCGACACCCTGATCGACCTGCAGATTCCCGTCACCGACGCCGACACTCCCCGCGTGCGCGCGGCCGGTCTGGTACGGCAGAACGGGGTGGATGCACACGCGATGCGTCGGCTGACGGATGCGGTCGAGCGGTCGAACTATGCCCGCTCCGGCGAGGCATCGGACGATCTCGCCGAACCACTGGGTGAGGTGCTCGCGAGCCTGCGACAGAGCGCCGATCGAGCGACGAGGGTGCGGGCGGTGCTGGTGCCCCGCTCCCTGTATGCGCCGCGAGCCGCCGAACCCGGTATGACGGCCTGA
- a CDS encoding DUF58 domain-containing protein: MRRRRSLTGRGAGALVAALCCLIAANLLGARVLLYLGVLLAAVTLFSLLAVRLPRRSGTVTRQISTDLLTVSETSRVTVRFSLRAIRVPRGLWHDVLPDAVSADSGGEYPPENGRLSYLITGVRRGVWPVGPLMLRTVDPFGLAQREQAFGETRSVTVVPEVFALAPLAVRVGAAGGTAHTSSTRLGQGSDNLSPRGYIPGDSMRRIHWRATAHRGQLMVRQEEEESSPDAVVVLDRSGRRWDAPGAEADPAFEAAVSLCASAAVHLASEGYSVDVLDSAGTLLGALRGHEDDRDGLLTALAMVTPRGESRDLVALIGGTPPGPLVYITGRLDEEDAAVLRAAGAAAPMLFSTELLPGATEASTRHGWTVARLGDDISAAWEDAVSARIGVGDVPR; the protein is encoded by the coding sequence ATGCGACGACGTCGATCCCTCACCGGCCGCGGTGCCGGAGCGCTCGTCGCCGCGCTCTGCTGCCTGATCGCTGCGAACCTCCTGGGCGCGCGCGTGCTGCTCTACCTCGGTGTGCTGCTCGCTGCCGTCACCCTCTTCTCGCTCCTCGCGGTCCGCCTGCCGCGACGATCCGGCACCGTCACCCGCCAGATCTCGACCGACCTGCTGACCGTGTCCGAGACCTCACGAGTGACCGTGCGGTTCTCCCTGCGCGCCATCCGCGTGCCGCGCGGACTCTGGCACGACGTGCTCCCCGACGCCGTCTCCGCGGACTCCGGCGGCGAGTATCCTCCGGAGAACGGCCGGCTCAGCTACCTGATCACGGGTGTGCGGCGCGGCGTCTGGCCCGTCGGCCCGCTGATGCTGCGCACGGTGGACCCGTTCGGTCTGGCACAGCGCGAGCAGGCGTTCGGGGAGACCAGGAGCGTGACCGTCGTCCCCGAGGTGTTCGCCCTCGCACCTCTCGCCGTGCGGGTCGGTGCCGCCGGTGGAACCGCGCACACCTCGTCGACCCGGCTCGGACAGGGCAGCGACAACCTCTCGCCGCGGGGATACATCCCGGGCGACTCGATGCGTCGCATCCATTGGAGGGCGACGGCGCACCGGGGTCAGCTGATGGTGCGGCAGGAAGAGGAGGAGTCCAGCCCCGACGCGGTGGTCGTGCTCGACCGGAGCGGTCGCCGCTGGGATGCCCCCGGGGCCGAGGCCGATCCGGCCTTCGAAGCCGCCGTCTCGCTGTGCGCCTCCGCTGCGGTGCACCTGGCCTCCGAGGGCTACAGCGTCGACGTTCTCGACAGCGCGGGCACCCTCCTCGGCGCTCTCCGCGGCCACGAAGACGACCGCGACGGGCTGCTCACGGCTCTCGCGATGGTCACGCCCCGCGGCGAGAGCCGCGACCTGGTGGCACTCATCGGCGGAACACCGCCCGGCCCACTCGTCTACATCACCGGCCGCCTCGACGAAGAGGACGCCGCGGTGCTGCGTGCCGCCGGCGCTGCTGCGCCGATGCTGTTCAGCACCGAACTGCTCCCGGGCGCCACCGAGGCCTCCACCCGTCACGGCTGGACCGTGGCACGGCTCGGCGACGACATCTCCGCCGCCTGGGAGGATGCCGTCTCGGCACGGATCGGAGTCGGCGATGTTCCGCGCTGA
- a CDS encoding AAA family ATPase: MPENAPLIPVSIDAETFAAQTSAILGSIGQVIDGKPDAVRSALVCLLAEGHLLIEDVPGVGKTMLARALAASVDATVRRIQFTPDLLPGDVTGVSVYNPVDREFEFKRGAVFAHIVIADEINRSSPKTQSALLEAMEEGQVTVDGATHLLPQPFLVVATQNPLEMEGTYALPEAQRDRFMMRISMGYPDAAAEALMLRQRDVVSPLAAVTPVADAASIAQLIAWARAVHVAPALEEYTVALAQATRSDPNLHLGASPRATLQLVRAAKVWAALDGREYVIPDDITALLIPVLAHRLLPARGAHRAGAQPIEAALTQIVERVRVPVATRS, translated from the coding sequence ATGCCAGAGAACGCCCCCCTGATCCCGGTATCGATCGATGCCGAGACGTTCGCCGCGCAGACCTCTGCGATCCTCGGTTCGATCGGCCAGGTCATCGACGGCAAGCCGGATGCGGTGCGCAGCGCTCTCGTCTGCCTGCTGGCCGAGGGGCACCTGCTGATCGAAGACGTGCCGGGCGTCGGCAAGACCATGCTCGCCAGGGCTCTCGCCGCGAGCGTGGACGCGACCGTGCGCCGCATCCAGTTCACGCCCGACCTGCTCCCCGGTGACGTCACGGGTGTGTCGGTCTACAACCCGGTCGATCGCGAGTTCGAGTTCAAGCGCGGCGCCGTGTTCGCCCACATCGTGATCGCCGACGAGATCAACCGCTCCTCCCCCAAGACGCAGTCCGCCCTGCTGGAGGCGATGGAGGAGGGTCAGGTCACGGTCGACGGCGCCACGCACCTGCTGCCCCAGCCGTTCCTGGTCGTCGCGACGCAGAATCCCCTGGAGATGGAGGGCACCTACGCCCTCCCGGAAGCGCAGCGCGACCGATTCATGATGCGCATCTCGATGGGGTATCCGGATGCCGCCGCCGAGGCGCTCATGCTGCGTCAGCGCGACGTCGTCAGCCCGCTCGCCGCCGTCACGCCCGTCGCGGACGCGGCATCCATCGCCCAGCTCATCGCGTGGGCGCGGGCGGTGCACGTGGCCCCGGCTCTCGAGGAGTACACGGTCGCCCTCGCCCAGGCCACCCGCTCCGACCCGAACCTCCACCTCGGCGCAAGCCCCAGGGCCACTCTGCAGCTGGTCAGGGCCGCGAAGGTGTGGGCGGCCCTCGACGGACGCGAGTACGTGATCCCCGACGACATCACCGCCCTGCTCATCCCGGTCCTCGCGCACCGTCTGCTCCCGGCGCGCGGCGCGCACCGCGCAGGCGCACAGCCGATCGAGGCCGCCCTGACCCAGATCGTCGAGCGGGTGCGCGTGCCCGTCGCGACGCGTTCCTGA
- a CDS encoding rhomboid family intramembrane serine protease, protein MTVTPPQKAQHPLGRFASPVLLLVVMWVVQFADAILPGSFTGFGLRSWDASGLGGIVLGPLLHANWQHLIANSVPLLVLGCLVAVEGTRRFWAVTAIVAVVGGIGTWVFNAPGTLTVGASGLVFGYFGYVVMRVFAPGRVAHRILYAVIAVIVIALYGGSMLAGVFGVAEGISWQGHLFGAIGGGLAALVGRRARTSGGALTS, encoded by the coding sequence GTGACCGTCACCCCGCCGCAGAAGGCGCAGCATCCGCTCGGCCGATTCGCTTCGCCGGTGCTCCTGCTCGTCGTGATGTGGGTCGTGCAGTTCGCTGATGCGATCCTTCCCGGCTCGTTCACCGGATTCGGGCTGCGGTCCTGGGACGCCTCGGGGCTCGGCGGCATCGTGCTCGGTCCGCTCCTGCACGCGAACTGGCAGCACCTCATCGCCAACTCCGTGCCTCTGCTCGTGCTGGGCTGTCTCGTGGCGGTCGAGGGAACGCGTCGGTTCTGGGCCGTCACCGCCATCGTCGCGGTCGTGGGCGGTATCGGCACCTGGGTGTTCAACGCCCCAGGAACCCTGACGGTCGGTGCCTCGGGTCTGGTCTTCGGCTACTTCGGCTACGTCGTGATGCGGGTGTTCGCCCCCGGTCGCGTCGCGCACCGCATCCTCTACGCCGTGATCGCCGTCATCGTGATCGCGCTCTACGGCGGATCCATGCTCGCCGGGGTCTTCGGCGTCGCCGAGGGCATCTCCTGGCAGGGGCACCTGTTCGGCGCGATCGGCGGCGGCCTCGCCGCTCTCGTCGGGCGTCGTGCTCGCACCTCCGGCGGAGCCCTCACGTCATGA
- the pta gene encoding phosphate acetyltransferase — translation MAQSIYITSAEGHTGKSTIALGALDALMRVSPRVGVFRPLARSVTARDEILELMLAHDGVNLDYEDCIGVTYDDVRADPEAALSTIVARFKAVEAQCDAVVVIGSDYTDVASPAELGFNARIAANLGAPVLLVLSGRDQQRQAEQLGTTTARPAGAIAQIAALALSELAEERAELFAVAVNRADPEALDAIIEAVHAALPAENTPVWAIPEDRALVAPSIRGILAAVDGTLLQGDDDRLTREALTIVVAGMSMVNVLPRLTEEAVVVIPADRTEVLLAALLADSSGTFPRIAGIILNGPFPLPEPIVRLLDGFASSVPIITTDLGTYDTAVRVMSTRGRISADSRARYDRALGLFQSHVDIAELTEQLGLAEAHVVTPLMFQYGLIERARADRRRIVLPEGDDDRILRAAATLLAREVADLTILGDESSIRARAVELGIDITAAQVLSPTDPDLVERFAAEYARLRAHKGITLAQAADTVTDVSYFGTMMVHLGLADGMVSGAAHTTAHTIRPSFEIIKTKPGVNVVSSVFLMALADRVLVYGDCAVIPDPTSEQLADIAISSATTARQFGIEPRVAMLSYSTGESGSGADVDKVRAATALVRERAPELPVEGPIQYDAAADAAVAKAKLPGSAVAGRATVFVFPDLNTGNNTYKAVQRSAGAVAIGPVLQGLNKPINDLSRGALVDDIVNTVAITAIQAQGSAQTGGAA, via the coding sequence GTGGCGCAGAGCATCTACATCACCTCGGCCGAAGGCCATACCGGAAAGTCGACGATCGCCCTCGGGGCGCTCGACGCCCTCATGCGCGTGTCGCCGCGGGTGGGCGTGTTCCGCCCCCTCGCCCGCTCGGTCACCGCGCGAGACGAGATCCTCGAGCTGATGCTCGCGCACGACGGGGTCAACCTCGACTACGAGGACTGCATCGGCGTCACCTACGACGACGTGCGAGCCGACCCCGAGGCTGCCCTGTCGACCATCGTGGCGAGGTTCAAGGCGGTCGAGGCGCAGTGCGACGCGGTCGTCGTCATCGGCAGCGACTACACCGACGTCGCGAGCCCCGCCGAACTCGGGTTCAACGCCAGGATCGCCGCCAACCTCGGAGCACCCGTTCTCCTCGTGCTCAGCGGCCGCGATCAGCAGCGCCAGGCCGAGCAGCTGGGGACCACCACGGCGCGTCCCGCCGGGGCGATCGCGCAGATCGCGGCCCTCGCGCTGTCCGAGCTGGCCGAGGAGCGGGCCGAGCTGTTCGCCGTCGCCGTCAACCGCGCCGATCCCGAAGCCCTCGACGCCATCATCGAGGCCGTGCACGCCGCACTCCCCGCCGAGAACACCCCGGTATGGGCGATCCCCGAGGACCGCGCGCTGGTGGCACCGTCGATCCGCGGCATCCTCGCCGCCGTCGACGGCACCCTGCTCCAAGGCGATGACGATCGTCTGACGAGGGAGGCGCTGACGATCGTCGTCGCGGGCATGTCGATGGTGAACGTGCTGCCGCGACTCACCGAGGAAGCGGTCGTGGTGATCCCCGCCGACCGTACCGAGGTGCTGCTGGCCGCGTTGCTGGCCGACTCCTCCGGCACGTTCCCCCGCATCGCCGGCATCATCCTGAACGGCCCATTCCCGCTGCCGGAGCCGATCGTTCGGCTGCTCGACGGCTTCGCCTCGTCGGTGCCGATCATCACGACGGACCTCGGCACCTACGACACGGCGGTGCGTGTGATGAGCACCCGCGGCCGCATCTCGGCGGATTCGCGCGCAAGGTATGACCGTGCGCTCGGTCTCTTCCAATCCCACGTCGACATCGCCGAGCTCACCGAGCAGCTCGGGCTCGCCGAGGCGCACGTCGTGACGCCCCTGATGTTCCAGTACGGACTCATCGAACGCGCCCGCGCCGACCGTCGTCGCATCGTGCTGCCGGAGGGCGACGACGATCGCATCCTGCGTGCCGCCGCCACGCTCCTCGCGAGGGAGGTCGCCGATCTGACGATCCTCGGCGACGAGTCGTCCATCCGTGCGCGGGCCGTCGAACTCGGCATCGACATCACCGCCGCCCAGGTGCTGAGCCCGACCGACCCCGACCTCGTCGAACGGTTCGCCGCGGAGTACGCGCGGCTGCGGGCGCACAAGGGCATCACCCTCGCCCAGGCCGCAGACACCGTGACGGACGTGTCGTACTTCGGCACGATGATGGTGCACCTGGGTCTCGCCGACGGCATGGTGTCCGGCGCCGCGCACACGACGGCGCACACGATCCGTCCGTCGTTCGAGATCATCAAGACCAAACCGGGCGTCAACGTGGTCTCCAGCGTGTTCCTGATGGCTCTCGCCGACCGGGTGCTCGTCTACGGCGACTGCGCCGTGATCCCCGACCCGACGAGCGAGCAGCTCGCCGACATCGCGATCTCGTCGGCGACGACCGCCCGCCAGTTCGGCATCGAACCGCGCGTGGCCATGCTGTCGTACTCGACGGGGGAGTCCGGATCGGGAGCGGACGTCGACAAGGTCCGCGCGGCGACCGCCCTGGTGCGCGAGCGTGCACCCGAGCTGCCGGTGGAGGGGCCGATCCAGTACGACGCTGCCGCGGATGCGGCGGTCGCCAAGGCGAAGCTCCCCGGCTCCGCTGTGGCGGGGCGCGCGACGGTCTTCGTGTTCCCCGATCTGAACACCGGCAACAACACCTACAAGGCGGTGCAGCGTTCGGCCGGCGCGGTCGCGATCGGCCCGGTGCTGCAGGGGCTCAACAAACCCATCAACGACCTCTCCCGTGGCGCGCTCGTCGACGACATCGTCAACACGGTCGCCATCACGGCCATCCAGGCCCAGGGGTCTGCGCAGACGGGAGGCGCTGCATGA